AAGGATTAACATGTAAAACTTAGCAATAAGATCTGATCGACTTACCCACACTGCATACATCCAGTTACATATTGTGTTTACTACCAAGATTTTGGCACATTTGCTTTCTGTGTTCCTACTTGTCGAAGATTCAAATAATTCCACAAATCAGCCATCCATTTGAAACAACTATATTTTGCGTAATTAAAGTAGTCCAACAAGATTCCACGATCACATACAAACTAGAGAATGAGTTGTTCATCAGTGTTATCTTGAAGTCAGACACAGTACGTGAAGGGAGATTCGAAAAATATATGCTAGAGTGCATTATGGTGACAATTTTTGTCTTTCCTTTCGATACATGCCATTTGTGTGGTTAGACATGGAATGGGACAGATGAAACATGTTAGGGGAGAATctgttacctttttttttttcttcttatttttttctgaaTGATATCAATTTTGACTTTAGTTGTTTTGACAAGttacatttatatttaaattgCTATTGCTTGTACTGCTCTTTTGCCTCTTGGAATCCATGCTGACTTAGCGAAAGATAGGGCTCAGTGGAGGAAAAAGAAATATACAGGCGATAACAATTAGTTGGGAATATGTTTTAGTCATGCTAGTACATTCACTTCAGGTCCCAAGCATGTTAGGACTTCTTTGGCCTTTAGAAAATATATAGGACTTCTTCTAGTACctgttatttttatttagtataataTTGGTCCGAGATGAGTTTAAACGGAGAAGCATGATTAGTGAGGATTTATATAGCCGACACCAACTTGTTTGGAACTAGGACGTAGTTGTCGTATTACTTTTGTtctattcttttctttcttccttctaGCTATCAGCAGCTTGTTTAATTTTTGCTGCTATTTACAGAGTTCATGTTTCACTGTTTTGCTTTGAATGTTTTTGAGAGTTGTAGCTGAATATTACTATCGTATACGCTCTGTTCACACTGCATTcgaaatatatagatatatatatgacgtGTGTGATGCTGAATAGCACAACTCTGAATTTTACAGGTACAAGTTTACGCTGTTTAACGAGCTGTATTTTCTGGTGGCTGGTGGGACAGTATGGATTGGTATTCATTCTTTCATCCATTCTACACTTACTATTGTCTTAAATTCTTGAATGAATCCTAATTGTACGGGCTATATTGAATCTCTCATTTTGCCACTTGAAACACCTATTGGATCTGAATGGATGATTGGGATATACTACCTGTTCAAGATGTTGTTCTCGGAACAAGGAGTGTGTCATTATTCGTCTTAAATCCTGTAAATCACTATATGTTGACTTGATCTTTTCTTTACTCTCACTTTTGTAGACTCTGGAGTTCCTTCTTCAGACTCAGTTAGTACCAGAACCACGAGACCGAGCAACGAAGTCAAAGTAACTAAAGTCAAATCGAATTATAAAAATGGTTTACAAGTGGAGCAGACTGCATATAATGGTTATGAGGAGGGCAACCATCTCTCAAGTTCCGATAAGTTTTCAGGGTCAATTACTGACAGTGATGATGTGGGCAGGTTTCTATACTTGGAAGGTGTAGAATATATTATGTGGTGTACATATGATGTGCACTTCTATGCCTCTTTTGCACTTCTTGCTTTATTTCCTAAAATTGAGCTCAGCATTCAGCGGGAATTTGCCAAAGCTGTCTTATGTGAAGATGGAAGAAAAGTGAAGTTTCTAGCAGAGGGTAATTGGGGAATACGGAAAGCGAGGGGAGCTATTCCTCATGATCTTGGAATGCATGATCCTTGGCACGAAATGAATGCCTATAACATACATGATACTAGTAAATGGAAGGATCTCAATCCGAAATTTGTGCTTCAGGTCTATAGGGACTTTGCTGCAACTGGAGATTTTTCCTTTGCTACAGATGTCTGGCCTTCTGTATGTGCTGCAATTGAGTATATGGATCAATTTGATCGTGACAATGATTGTCTaattgaaaatgatggtttCCCTGATCAAACATATGATACATGGACGGTTCACGGAATAAGTGCTTACTGTGGTGGTTTATGGCTTGCTGCTCTTCAAGCTGCAGCTGCGATGGCCATGCATGTCGGCGACTATGCCTTTGCAGAAAAATGCAAAGGCAAGTTGATAAAAGCCAAGGCAGTATATGAGGAAAAATTATGGAATGGCTCATATTTTAACTATGACAGTGGATCTAGTAGTAACAGTAAGTCAATCCAGGCTGATCAGCTAGCTGGACAGTGGTATATGGCATCTTCTGGCTTGCCTGATCTCTTCGATGGTGTAAAGATCAAGAGTACTCTTCAAAAAATTTATGACTTCAATGTCATGAAAGTTCGTGGAGGCAGAATGGGTGCAGTAAATGGAATGCATCCAAATGGAAAGGTGGATGAGACTTGCATGCAATCTCGTGAGATATGGACAGGTGTCACATATGGTGTGGCTGCCACCATGCTTCATGCTGGTATGACAGAGCAGGCATTCACTACAGCTGAAGGCATATTCACTGCGGGCTGGTCAGAGGATGGCTATGGGTATGTTGCTatatcatttttcctttttagcatTTGGTGAGCTTTGCTTGATTAATAGCTGGAAGATGTGCACGTAAATACTTTGCTACTCCTGTTTATCAACATGACATCAGACTCGAACACCTAAATGTTTGAAGCATAGGGGACACTGCTTTTAAGAAGTGGTTATAATTACTGTACATAATTTGCTTGAAGTATAGCAACAAGAGAACACACTGATTTTGTAGAACATATTTCAGGTTTTGTAATGCATAACAGCAGTAGAATTTGATATATCCATAAAATATCAAGTAGTCCATCACATATACGGGCAAAGCAACTACATTGCGCATGTTGGGGAAATTGTTAGCACTCTCTCTTGTACTTTAGCTATGGAATATACTCTTCTAGTGCATGCACCAAGTCTGGCCATACAATAGAAAGATGTTGAGATCTATGATACCTCTCACCATAAAATTATGTAGAATATGCTATACTAAAAGTGCTTCCTTTAATTGATAGCCTTATATTTAAAAAAGCCAGCAGCTGTGCACCATTGGCCCTCGAGGAATTCTtgagtagaaaaaaaaaaaaattaaaatatgaagaGACCAATAAGCAAAAAGTACAGCAGAGACCATAACATACAGAGGAAAAACATAAAGCATAGAGGGGACTATAAAGGGAGCGGGTAAAAGGGCGGGCCTATATGGCCTTGAGTTTTGTACTATGGATCTACTGGGATTGAGGCATCTAACTTGcagctgatttctgggttattctttttaaaaaagggagCAACACTAATAAAGCAGTATACATAAGTAAAGAAATGAACTAGGCAGGAAAGCTGACTTGTAGATGCCCATTCTTCTTCTAGATCAAATGTTGAAGCTGATTTTCCCATCAAATGacttctttttgttttagaaGTCAAGTTTCCTTGTTTTTCTTGCAATTACATAAAAGCCCAACTTTAAACACTTAAACTAATGTTTTGCCTCCCATGTTCTTCATTGATGTACGATTGGCCCTTTGATAAAAGAATTTGAAAGTTTAAAAACAAATAGGGGCACCGTCAGTCGGTGTGTTAAAATAATGTTTTGCCTCCTGTGTTCTTCATTGATGAATGATTGGCCCTTTGATAAAAGAGTTTGAAAGTTTAAAAACAAATAGGGACACCGTCAATCGGTGTCACACTGGAATCCCAGCATTGGGAGACTGACATAATTCCTCCAACCTGTTCATCGTAAGATATTCGGTAtccatgcttatatatatagcctGTTGTGAGCACGAGAGACAGCAGATATTACTAGAGCATGATCAAAATTAGGCCACATCCTACGTATTGAAAACCATTATTTTCATAATGTCTTTGGTCAAATAAGCTAGAATGTTTATCCAGTGACGAACTGTAGTGTTGAAGATAAAAACGTTTCTTATTTTGATAGTCCATTTTATGGCAGTACAATTTGTTGCTCTTTGCTTTACGTTTCTTGTGTGTCTATATCTTTCCATCTTATCATGCAGATACTCATTTCAAACACCCGAAGGTTGGACCATGGATGGACATTTTCGATCTCTGATATATATGAGGCCTCTCTCAATTTGGGGCATGCAGTGGGCGTTATCGATGCCTAAGACAATCCTTGATGCCCCCAAGGTCAATATAATGGACAGAATCCAAGTGGCCCCCCacactcctcaggagacagttGTCCAGAAAATAGCTGAAAAAGCAAAATGTTTGAACAGTAAAATTTTCAGCTGTTCTTGCTAAGGAGTTTCTTAGGTTTTAACCTTTTTTAAGAaattctttccctttttctgACTACGGGAACAACGAAGGTGGCTGTTTGGCAAATCTCTTATCACCGAAGGGCAGTAAAGAAATCTGCAGTACTAGAGTACTTGATAGAGAGATAATGGCGAAAGTTAGTATCACaatttgttttttgtttatCGATGAGTTTAACTTTGTAATAGGTCCATCTCTTCTGTGTATATTGCAAGATCAATGTAATATTCTTGGTGCATGGGTACATAGGTGAAACTAAGTTCTTTATAATATTTGGCTGAGACGGGTTTAAATGGAGGCAAGTCATTTGTTCTTATACTTATAGACGTGAATATGTTCTCAAATTTGTGTGGTCTATCTGCAAGTAAATCAGTTTGAATGTGGAACAAATGAAATATATGCTCTTCATAGAGAAATTTTTTGTTCTGAGTTAATTGTCTGACAATTAGATGACAGACTTACAGACCTTCGGATGagttttttcatcatttttttatttgaaattacaCAAAAATGCAAGACTAACTAGAAATTAGCTTTTAAACTATGTTCAAGGGTTGAAGCAAAAttaaaactgttttttttttctttcctttttctcttaacAGCGTAGCAATTATAGGTGAATAATTTATCATATGGTACCTTGATGTTTTTGCTCTCTGCATTGACTGTGTTtttagccgagggtctatcagaaaaaGTCTCTCTACCGCAAAAAGGttgaggtaaggtctgcgtacattctaccctcctcagacccGCAAAAACCCCATTTGCGTACATTCTACCCTTATTCCCATTTTgggatttcttgttgttgttgttgtagtttatCATACGCTACAAAAAGTTTACTCCATCTACCTGTCTTTTGTGATTCTGATAGGTGCACTTGGCAGGGTATATTTTTACGATTAAAGAGTACGTATTTCATTTTGCTTGTTGCCTCAAGAAgctggaaaaagaaaatcaagagtGTAAGACTTTATTATGTACGAGGGTAGAGCCCTTGATCCTTTCAAGAATGTAATTCTCTTATCCCTACTACCAGCTTCAGTTGGTTTTGCACCTATTTTATAGTATTTGGTTATTTTTAGCAAAGTACAAACGATATATTTGTTGGCGATTTGAGGTTTTGATGGAAGATACTGTTAAGATTATATATCAAGCACACATATGATTAAGTTCAAGCAAAATTGTAAAGATTAGACTGCTCCCCGTCGAGGCAACATAAACTCTTTAATTGGTCTTCCTTTTTTCAGTTAGTAAATTACTTTTTCTTAAGGTATAGTATTAATCAAGTGATACGTGAATTGTTCATGAAACATATTTTTAACTGGATTTAAAATGTGGCCTTAGTAGGAGGGATACTAAGTGGAGGGGTTCATTTGCCTTTAAGTGGTGTGCCATTGGCAAAGtatataatttttctttcaatcaACCTTCCATCGGGCCCTATCACTTGAACTAGATTTGTACAAATCATAAAATTGAACGCTCTATCTGGTAAAGTACAGACGGGACGAAACTAGGAAGGGACAAATCATTTGTATGGCTGTTTATTAGCCATGTCCCTTTAATTGTGTAGAATTGTGTAGGGAAAATGACCATATATTTTGCACAAAGTAGCAATCGGATTCAAACATTAACTTCTTCCGTgacaaaaaagaattaattatgGTCCCCCTTCATCACTATTAACATCCAACAGTTTAATGGTTTGGTAGTTGAATTTAAAGTAGACATATAATTGAGTCTTTTTTATGGTACATTCCATCAATGAGTCTTTAATTAGTCAAACAAGAGGAACATGAATTTGGTCTTATTATTGGTTTGGATTAATTTTGAACCCTCCAAATAGTTAGTATTATTTTTAagtatttttcatttccatagTCCATAAAGATTAGCTACACATAACATGTATGAACCTTCCTATATGCATCAAGCATGACGAAAGGGAGTTCGTAATACCAAACCATTTTCGTTTATCTTTTTGGAACAATACAAACATTTGCATATAATATTGTGTAACACTTTTAGTGCATATTTTATTCCAAAACATCACCACCACTCAGCTTTTGTGATGGCTAAGCATAACATGCTTCAATCATagtcccaaaagaaaaaaaaaattttgtacCTGTCGAAGTGACATGTTTTGTTCAAATAATTAAGTCCACTTAACTCCATATTTCCTCTAAAAACTCAATATGAGAAGTTCAATAACAACTAATCAACCATAAACTAAACAGATGGAAAGGTTGTACTTTACTACTTCATTACATTTGTGagaaatttattcaaaatacaaaACTACTTGAGAATAGAACACAATAAAGGAAAAGGTGAATACAAAAAATAATCAACTACTCCTGATCATTAATCTGTCCAATCTAAGGTTTTTGCACCCCTCGtaataaaattattaatagtcttaattttaaaattaattatctGAACTACCCTTTatccacaccccccccccccaaccccaaaaTAACACTCTATTAATAAACTGTTCATGTATTTTTTCTAAAAGATTAATTTTTCggaaattaatttaatttgccAGATGGAGTATTAAAGCTCAATTAATTGATTGATTTGTctagttattattattattattattatcataatAAGACATGAAAGAAGATTACCTTTCAAAGTCTATTTCttaatttatttggaaaatactTCTATAATTACTGTAAATTTGTTTCAATTCCAGTTccttgaagaaaaagaaagaaaaaaaaaaaaaaaaaaaaaatatccggTCCTTTTAATATTCCCTGAACCGGTGAGTACCAGTCTATTCAATTAATTATaaattccattctcatttctcattcacaacacaattattatttccacaaactTGCAATTAATAATTCTCTGTTTTCTACTCCAGCAATACTCTACAAGCGATACTACTGGTaattaatttcatatttttagcTTTTTATTAAACTCTATAATAGTtttagggcttttaatacatATTTCTGTTGACCTTTTTACcccattaattaattaacttagttgaaattgatttttgaatcttaatttaattttaggGCTTTGAAGTTGTTCTCtatttatgttttatgttccaaaaaatgaaaattgtatTTGGAAATAAAAATATTCTCTTTCTGTTCCATTTTTGTTTGTCGTAATTACTGCTTAGAGACCAAGCCAACATTTTTCATTGACTAACATTATATTAATAGTTATAATAGTATATTTTAGAAAGGAATATTATTaactttataatttttaaaacttcacATACACATTtgactattttattttcataaacaagaatTATCAGAATTTTTTCAGACCTATAATCTCTTTAAGCTGAAAGAAATCAACTTTATTGATAATTGTTTGCTTCATACTCACTAAGGTATTCTAATATGTGATTCTTTGTTGCTAAGAATCTTGGCATGATATATGAACTAAAGGTGCGGAAAATCTAATGTTGTGACTCTTCGAAAATGTGGCGGGTGCGTGTAAgattctccaaaagtagtgcatttttggataTATGACACGAAGTGCTAAACATTTTGGAGAGTCAAGTACACAAAAGTATAAACAGATTTAGTACTCTTTTAAGGTGTTGagttatttacaaattagttgCTTCTTTATCATTTTAGGCATCTTTAAGTTAATGGGTAGGTTCAAATATTAGGGTCTATGAAATACTAAGCTTCTTTTGGTAATTCTCATGTACTAAtcacaagttttttttttttcccacttttcTTTCATGCTAAACAATATATGGAAttgctatgttgctcggactcttcaaaaatggacacgggtgcgtgtcggatccttTTTTTGAAGGATCCGATCGGTTGCTaatcatttttggagagtccaagcaacatagTATGGAAGTAGTGGTGATTTTTTACTGTATTGTGGTTTTGTGTGTGCAGACTTGTAATCATGGCTAGGAAGATGTTGATTGATGGAGAGTTGAGCAAATCGGGTGAAGACGAAGCGCATTATGACTTTGATTTGTTTGTAATAGGTGCTGGAAGTGGTGGGGTTCGAGCTGGTCGATTTTCAGCCCAATCTGGAGCTAAGGTATATGCTACTTCTGCAatttgtttatgattcatattatTTCAATCTAGTGTTGTGTAGCAGTTAGTTCGAAGCAATGGATCGGAGTCTTGGGATCTTTCCATTCATATGTAGCTTTAAGGTCGAATTTCCATTGGTTTTGTTGATGGATATGACAAGTAGAGATACGCGCAAAGCTAATAAAAGCTTGTCCCGGTTTCATTTATTGGTCTTAGCGTCTTTATGATTACATGAGGGCTGAATTTCCATTGACGTTGTTGAACAACAATGACAAGCTGGATAAGTACCTGATTCATAATGAGTAGTCCCCTTATTTGTTGGTTTGAGTGGTCTCTTCTAGACTAGTTAGACTAGGTAACTAGTGTCCATTTTAAGTCATGATTATTCTGTGCAGCTGGTATTCTAAGCTTCGCTTTGCGGAACTCAATTTAACAGATCTTTAAGACTAGAATCATCCAGTCATGGATAGGTAGATGGTGAAACCAGTATGATCAAATATTGATAAATTTAGGATATAAGTATCTTTAGGATCTTATGTCGTTCTGATGGCTTTATGTGTTGAGTACCATTAACTGAAACAACTTTTAAGCAACATGCTTGGTTACAGCTTTTGAGATTTATGTTTTCTCTCTTGCTCAAGGGTTGTACTGCTGGGACATGTTATCACATGATGATGAATCACGTTTCTGTTATTCCTTGACTAGCTCTTACCAATCGTATTTACTTATCTGTTATTAGTCCTTGAAAAAGAACTCTTTCAGTTGTCCTTTACACAGTAATTTGGTATTGATTTTTGAAGGTTGCAATCTGTGAGCTTCCATTTGATCCTATCAGCTCTGAAGTTAGTGGGGGAGTTGGTGGAACGTAAGTTTATCATTCTTTGTCTTATAACCTTTTCAGTTGCAGactatttttatgtttatggttTCAGAAGTCCCATATGTAACCTGTCAAGAATAAAGATTGCCCTCATTagaaaaaattatcatgtgGTCGAAATATGTGTAGCAGTATGAGATTATTTCCAGTACCATCCATGCatgtttttgaaataaaaaaatagtggAACAGCTTATTGCCTTATTCTGCACAATATAGCAATTTCCTATGGCACTATATGAACACTGAAGATGTTATCTGTGAGGTGTATAGAATTATCCATA
This portion of the Lycium ferocissimum isolate CSIRO_LF1 chromosome 1, AGI_CSIRO_Lferr_CH_V1, whole genome shotgun sequence genome encodes:
- the LOC132060244 gene encoding uncharacterized protein LOC132060244 isoform X1, translating into MVSGTLFHYRKNSWPPEEYITKATLQLFDFDSAAPPSQAWRRKLDSRCSKLKEFSVTFTEAIKMVRLGIRLWSYVREEASYGRRAPIDPFTRERCKPSASQGVPLGGMGSGSISRGFRGEFRHFQILPGTCETSPIMANQFSIFISRDGGNKKYASVLSPGEHEGLGKASDHGISSWGWNLSGQHSTYHALFPRAWTVYDGEPDPELKVSCRQISPFIPHDYRESSLPTSVFVYTLANTGKERAQVSLLFTWANSIGGVSHLSGDHVNEPFISEDGVSGVLLHHKTKENPPVTFAVAACETQNVSVTVLPCFGLTEGSCVTAKDMWGKMAQDGHFDRENFSKGRSIPSSPGETHCAAVSASAWVEPHGKCTVAFAVAWSSPQVKFMKGKSYHRRYTRFYGTSERAAVDLVHHSLTNYKLWEEEIEKWQNPILNDDKLPEWYKFTLFNELYFLVAGGTVWIDSGVPSSDSVSTRTTRPSNEVKVTKVKSNYKNGLQVEQTAYNGYEEGNHLSSSDKFSGSITDSDDVGRFLYLEGVEYIMWCTYDVHFYASFALLALFPKIELSIQREFAKAVLCEDGRKVKFLAEGNWGIRKARGAIPHDLGMHDPWHEMNAYNIHDTSKWKDLNPKFVLQVYRDFAATGDFSFATDVWPSVCAAIEYMDQFDRDNDCLIENDGFPDQTYDTWTVHGISAYCGGLWLAALQAAAAMAMHVGDYAFAEKCKGKLIKAKAVYEEKLWNGSYFNYDSGSSSNSKSIQADQLAGQWYMASSGLPDLFDGVKIKSTLQKIYDFNVMKVRGGRMGAVNGMHPNGKVDETCMQSREIWTGVTYGVAATMLHAGMTEQAFTTAEGIFTAGWSEDGYGYSFQTPEGWTMDGHFRSLIYMRPLSIWGMQWALSMPKTILDAPKVNIMDRIQVAPHTPQETVVQKIAEKAKCLNSKIFSCSC
- the LOC132060244 gene encoding uncharacterized protein LOC132060244 isoform X2 translates to MVSGTLFHYRKNSWPPEEYITKATLQLFDFDSAAPPSQAWRRKLDSRCSKLKEFSVTFTEAIKMVRLGIRLWSYVREEASYGRRAPIDPFTRERCKPSASQGVPLGGMGSGSISRGFRGEFRHFQILPGTCETSPIMANQFSIFISRDGGNKKYASVLSPGEHEGLGKASDHGISSWGWNLSGQHSTYHALFPRAWTVYDGEPDPELKVSCRQISPFIPHDYRESSLPTSVFVYTLANTGKERAQVSLLFTWANSIGGVSHLSGDHVNEPFIEDGVSGVLLHHKTKENPPVTFAVAACETQNVSVTVLPCFGLTEGSCVTAKDMWGKMAQDGHFDRENFSKGRSIPSSPGETHCAAVSASAWVEPHGKCTVAFAVAWSSPQVKFMKGKSYHRRYTRFYGTSERAAVDLVHHSLTNYKLWEEEIEKWQNPILNDDKLPEWYKFTLFNELYFLVAGGTVWIDSGVPSSDSVSTRTTRPSNEVKVTKVKSNYKNGLQVEQTAYNGYEEGNHLSSSDKFSGSITDSDDVGRFLYLEGVEYIMWCTYDVHFYASFALLALFPKIELSIQREFAKAVLCEDGRKVKFLAEGNWGIRKARGAIPHDLGMHDPWHEMNAYNIHDTSKWKDLNPKFVLQVYRDFAATGDFSFATDVWPSVCAAIEYMDQFDRDNDCLIENDGFPDQTYDTWTVHGISAYCGGLWLAALQAAAAMAMHVGDYAFAEKCKGKLIKAKAVYEEKLWNGSYFNYDSGSSSNSKSIQADQLAGQWYMASSGLPDLFDGVKIKSTLQKIYDFNVMKVRGGRMGAVNGMHPNGKVDETCMQSREIWTGVTYGVAATMLHAGMTEQAFTTAEGIFTAGWSEDGYGYSFQTPEGWTMDGHFRSLIYMRPLSIWGMQWALSMPKTILDAPKVNIMDRIQVAPHTPQETVVQKIAEKAKCLNSKIFSCSC